DNA sequence from the Vicia villosa cultivar HV-30 ecotype Madison, WI linkage group LG3, Vvil1.0, whole genome shotgun sequence genome:
gtcaaattaCAAAACCCAGGCCCACTACTTAACGAcccaaaaattgaaaataaaatagtgctgcagcttccaacgaaattctgggaaatataggttccgaaTTTGACTTCTACTCCAACACGAAAGTCATAGCTCTCTTtcttagctttccgacgattattagaacgcctcaatcggattcctagaactccagttatgatcatttctgtgcagactgctaaagctgaaaaataaaatacgaaaatcaaataagggtaaaaataaaataaattaggaaaacacattaaaacataaaaataaaaataaaaaacaaggaaatgcttgagtacaaacatggaaggaCGTGCATAAAAATGCATTGATCAAGGGCAAAAGGGACCTCCATAGCGACCTCAATAACCTCGTAAATTGTTGTTTCTTTCACCATGATTAGAGTGATAGTTGTtgaagtattgatcatgattttgACCTAATTGTTGTTTCAAATTTGGAGATTGAAGATATTTGTGAGTATGACGAACTTTGATTGAGATTAATAACTATAGGCTTAGTGGGTGTAGTTATCTTGACGCGTTCAAGCCTAGCTTTATGAGATATAAGCATTATTTAAACAACATGGGTGAAATTATAGTCATCGTCAATATCACTTTTAGTTTTGATTGTTTGTCAATTTGTGTGTATATAATGCATCATTTGATTTATCACATGCTTATATCCTTCTCCATTATGTGAATTTATTTGCATTTTTGTTGTAGCTTTGTTGCTGTTATTCACTTGAAATAATATGATATATTCATATTCATTTGTACCATTGAGAAACTTCTTAACTCATTGATCTAGTTGTCGTATCCATGTTTATGTCTCCTTTTTAGCATAGCAAATGGTTTTGTATCAAAATAATGAGTAttgcttgaatcacaagttataACACTTGAATCAAGGTTGTAGGGATGTATGATTTAAATCATACATATGTGTGAATCAAATCATAAAGCCTCAAGAAAGGTGGGATTTACCTCTGCctcatttgattcaaatcaaagttaggtgtgattcaaatcacaacCTCTTTAAGTCGAATCATATAAGGTATGCATGACTCAAATCATGAAGCATCAAGAAAAATGGGAATTGCCTCTACctcatttgattcgaatcaaagttAAGTCTGCTTCGGATCACAACTTCTCTGAGTTGAATCGTGAGGTATACATGACTCGAATCATGAGCTCTTTCCCCTCATTCCAACCTTTGATACAAGTTAATTGTTTCTTAGATTCAAATCATTACCTTATGATTTGATATAAAAACCTTTTGTCTTAAATTTTTTAATGGAGATCATTCCAAGAATGTGTGTCAATCCTCTTGCACCTAAacattttagtgaccgattttaaaGCTTTTTTGGTCTCTAATTCGTTCATTAAAAGCGAACTTTCTAGTAGTGTTTATCCatatttctccttttttttttcaatgtgAAAGTGTGCATCACCCATGAGAGAAAAACTCAGAAAAGGTGTGAGAAAACACATCCCTTGAATCAATCTTGTTATGTTATTGATGAAGAACATTAATTCCAGAGAAAGTGAGGGGATTGATCAATCAATTGTTAGAATTGGTCAATCTTAGAACCATCACCCTAGGACCCTGAAAACCAATTTTTACctagaaaattatatatatatatatatatatatatatatatatatatatatatatatatatatatatatatagaggatatTAAAAATGAACATTCATTTTTGCAATAATATTATACATGTGTTattgttaaataaattaaaaataaataattagtatGGTCAGTTTAATAAATTTAGTAGTTTGTTGTCAAATTTATTTAAGATTATTATTGACTCTAGTAGTAAGTCTCAGGTTCTGCCACCAACAAAAAACTAGTATCTTTCTAAACCAAATTACTTAAGTCTATGATTCCTTACCAATTTTTACACATAAGCTTGTGTTGCCTCCTAGGAGAGTGTCACAAAACAAATCATCTAAATAGTGTAATACTACATGTTTACTATATGAAAAAGAAATTATAGATTTCAACTTAacctataatattattaaaatacacATAAAATAACCAATAAATTCCGAATTGCTTACATTGGTTAATCGTCAGTGATTATGTTTCTTATCCATTATTTAGAGATTAACAATAGTCAACCATATTAGGTAATACTCCACAATTTGCATCAACTTGTTCAAATTTTCTGAAGGGTTGACCCAGTATCATAACTTTTGATTATAAACAATGTACTAGGAAACATTAAATTCTAATCAAAgtcaaacactttcattttctcTTCCACATTGTTAtacttcatcatcatcaaacactaagaACAAGATATAAAGAGACATTGAAGAAACCATTGAAATGAAGAAATTAAAAGAGGTGATAGGAAAAATGAAAGACAAAGCATCACAAAGCAAAGCTGCAATTTTTTCAAAACGAAAAACTCTTTCTCTCTTACGCGCCACAACCCACGACTCTTTCGCTCCTCCACCACACAAACACCTTACCACCCTTCTCTCCGCTGGGGACGGTTCACGCGCCACCGCATCTACCGCCGTTGAGCTTCTCATGGACCGCCTCCAAACAACTCACAACTCAGCGGTGGCTCTTAAATGCTTAATCGCCGTCCACCATATTATCAAACACGGCACGTTCATCCTCCGTGACCAGCTTTCGGTTTACCCTTACACCGGTGGTAGAAACTATCTCAACCTCTCTAACTTCCGAGATAAAACAAGTTCTATCTCATGGGAACTCTCTTCTTGGGTTCGATGGTACGCAGAATACATGGAGCATCTTCTGTTCGCTTGTAGAACACTCGGTTACTTCCTCGGCGAAACGACAACGGTTAAGGAGACGCAAGAGGAAAGAGTTTCGGGTATTGTAACGGGTGATTTGTTGAGAGAGATAGATTCTTTGGTGGCGATGATGGAAGGGATTGGAAAAAGGCCAAATACTCCGACAATGGAAGAGAAGAACAAGGTGGTTGTTGAGATAATGGATTTGGTGGAAGATGATGAGGTTGTGGTTGTGAGTGAGGTTTTGGTTAGAGTTAAGGAGTTTGGGGAGAGGGAGAGATTGGGGTGTCTTGGTTTTGGAGAAGTTGTGGAGTTGGTTTGTGTTTTGAAGAGATTGGAGATGTGTAGAGAGAGGATGGTGGTGGTGATGGAGGAGAAGAGGTTTTGGAAATTGGTGAGAGAGTTGAAGGAAAAGGTTGGGAAGATGAAGGTGTTTAGGGAAGAAGGGAAGGTTTACAGAACGGTGGGAAGAGACAGAGGAACTGAGTCTCTTCGGTTTTGATTTCATTGTAATGTTTTGTTTAcctaattatttttttcttttaattttgaaattgttGTGAATAGAGATAGTAGAAATAGGTTTTAATGTTTTGACTTTTGATAGTGAATTTCTTTCTTTTAAGTAGAAATTTTAGTGTATAGATAATAGAAATTGAAGTAGGAATTCACAATGTTGTGTGATGGTTTTGATTGAAGTTGAAAGTAAAGAGGGTGCCCTTGTCTAagttatgtgtgtgtgtgtttggaaAGATAATTTTAGAGGTAATAAAATGTTTTTCTCTCATGGTGTCAACTtatattctaattttaatttttaaaatcttaaatatttagtaaaatatagaaatagtttttcaaaacatttttttcAAGTCCATTTATAATTGTCCTACACTAGTTATTCTTGAAGTCATATCTTCAGAGGTCCACTTAAAACTAAAGTATCATTTTGACGATGACGTGGTCATTATAGAAGTATATTTGGAAGTTTGTCAATCCTATTTCTTATCATCGCTCAAACTCCACCATGAGAGTCGACACCAAAGATATCTTATCGTTGCTCAAGCTCCACCATGAGAGTCGACACCAAAGATATCTTATCATTGCTCAAGCTCC
Encoded proteins:
- the LOC131655772 gene encoding putative clathrin assembly protein At4g40080 translates to MKKLKEVIGKMKDKASQSKAAIFSKRKTLSLLRATTHDSFAPPPHKHLTTLLSAGDGSRATASTAVELLMDRLQTTHNSAVALKCLIAVHHIIKHGTFILRDQLSVYPYTGGRNYLNLSNFRDKTSSISWELSSWVRWYAEYMEHLLFACRTLGYFLGETTTVKETQEERVSGIVTGDLLREIDSLVAMMEGIGKRPNTPTMEEKNKVVVEIMDLVEDDEVVVVSEVLVRVKEFGERERLGCLGFGEVVELVCVLKRLEMCRERMVVVMEEKRFWKLVRELKEKVGKMKVFREEGKVYRTVGRDRGTESLRF